AGTGACGGACATCCGATTCAGTCCTCTCACCATAGAACTCAATCCTTCTTAGCAAACGGCAAACGGCGACTCCGATGAAATAACAGCAACGAACGAAGTCCGGAAATGACGCTGACAATCTGGAATCGGTTAGGACAGCTGAGATGTCCAGGTCGAGTCAGAATTCCCAGTCATAAAGAACTGACTTTTTCCTGCTAGTGATGGCGGGGAACAGCGAGCCGGCCGACTCGTTTGGGTTCATGCTTGAAACTGCGTAGCGAGCAACCTTTTCTAACGTCGGTTCGCAATCATATCCTTCTGGTAATTTAAAGCACATACAGTATCTCTCTGTAAGGTTCACTTAGAAATATAAAAAGGAGAACTGAATCGTCAGCCAATTTTGAGTCAATTCGCCCACAATCTCACTTTCCGGACCGGTCTCCGTGAGCTAAATAGATTTGTCAGAGCCTTGACTCTTCCTTCGAACCACGAATCCATGATTGCAGTTCAGTCAGCTTTAGCGGTTCCCGACCCACTCTCAGTCCCCTCAAATGCACCAGAACATTGTCCTGTAAGTGCACATATATAACCAAAACTTCCTCCGTCTTTATAATACCCTAGGGTACGGAATCCGAGTTCGCAGGCAAAGCTGATGCCTGTCACGGCTGCGCCAACCAAGAAATCTGCGCCTCAAACACACCAGCGGGCCCAGATCCTGCCCTTCCGCTCATCAAGCAGCGTATGTCGACCGTTAAACGCAAGATTCTCGTGTTATCGGGCAAAGGAGGCGTAGGAAAATCGACATTTACAGCACAGTTAGGTTGGGCATTTGCTGCCGACGAATCGACTCAGGTGAGTTCTTCACTTTCGGGCCTAGAGTTTGGCACCTAAATTTGTTTAGACTGGGATCATGGATGTGGATATCTGTGGTCCTTCGATCCCTACCATCCTTGGTATAGCGTCCGAGCAAGTCCATTCTTCTGCTTCCGGATGGTCCCCAGTCTACGTTCAAGATAATCTAGGAGTCATGTCTGTCGGTTTCATGCTTCCCTCTTCACGGGACGCGGTAATGTGGCGCGGCCCAAAGAAGAACGGTCTGATATCTCAGTTCCTCAAAGACGTTGACTGGGGTGAACTCGACTACCTGGTTTTTGACACACCTCCTGGAACATCAGACGAACATCTCAGTATTGTTCAATTTCTCAAAGAGAGCGGCATAGATGGGGCGGTATTGATCACAACGCCGCAGGAGGTCGCTCTGCAAGACGTTAGAAGGGAGATCGACTTCTGCCGGAAGGTTGGGATCAGAATTCTTGGCTTGGTGGAGAACATGTCCGGCTTTGTCTGTCCCAACTGTAAGAATGAGTCTCAGATATTCAAGCCGAGTACTGGAGGGGCGAAAAGGCTGGCAGAAGAAACGGGTACGGAGCTATTGGGTTGTGTACCACTGGATCCAAGGATCGGGAAAAGCGCAGATTACGGTGTAAGCTTCCTGGACGAGTATCCTGACAGTCCTGCGACGACGGCATATTTGGACATCATCGATCGTGAGTGTCATATAGTGTGCACAATTCAAGCGTCTTACCGTCTCTCAGGAATAAAAGAAGTTCTGGGCGACTGATCTTCTTCTTTACTGGGCTTTCTTGATTCTTATCTGTCTACTTCAGACAATGGTGTATCCTTATTGCGCACTTCATATATCAGGACCTGGGTATATCTGTATCCTATAATCTACACCCACTTTTCCTACTGGTTTCGCTGCACAGTGATGGATTAGCCTCAACTTTTGACCCCGTCTGATCTGGTATGCTCAGCTCAGCTCGACAGATTAGAGCATATTTGACCCTAAACAATATGCAGAACAGGATTCTGCAATTTCTGCCGTGGTGTGTTCATTTCTGACGGGACATGTTCATTCTGATACGCGCTCAGTTTCGATATGACCTAGTAAGATTTCGTATGTTTCGCTCGCTCACAAATTCCGGAACAAAGATCATGCAATAATTGGATTTATTTTGTTCAGACATACTTACGGTCTACAATTAATTAACAGACGAGTACTTCACCGGTTCGTTAAGTGTTCAATAGTATTTCTGAGCAAGGCAGATGGATGGCGCACGTAGTCGCTGCATGAGCATGGAATGATAGTTCGCCCCGTTTGACACCCCCAGATGAAACGGAAGCACGTGGAAGCTGAGATTTCACAGAAATCTTGATGGATGTAAGCTCTTCGTATTAGTACAGCTCACTTTTCCTTCCATTACCAGCTCCGCAAGAACTTTCCCCGTTCCAGGTGCATTACATATTCCCTAAACATACATATAAGCAATAAGCTGATGGACATAGAAGAAAGCGACATACCCAGCAGGTGTGTCCAGCAGCGATGTATAGCCCCTCCGCAACCTTTGAAGCTGCCCCTACAATCGGACCACCTCCAGAAGGCACGACAGGTAAAAAACATGCTTGCCTCTTGTCAACTTTACCATTCCGGAGCTCCGATGAGATGCTACCAACTGTCTCATGAAGTGCTTCACAAGCAGACAAATCCACCTGCACATCGTCCACTGTCTCCGGAAGTGGGCAATCGTCCGCCCCGCTGCAAGCGTATAGTTCGTGACCAGGACGTGCATAAATCTCGGGAGTGACTATCCCCGTCGGCAGCTGGATAGACGTGAATAACACATATGGAGAGATTGTCACGGAGGGATCTGTATGGATGGTTATGCTATGTGCGCGTAGACCCTCCACAGGCAACGAAGGAACGAGAGATGGCGACCACGCTCCTGCAGTGAGGATGATGTCGGTCGCAGGAATCGTTTCCTTGTCCTTCGAATTGTGTTTCGCGCAAACCACACCAGTGACTTCCCCGTTCTCCCGAAGTATAGAAATGACACGGCCTTGTACAAGCTCCGCCCCCTTCTCCCTCGCTAATTCCATCATGCTGGTAGTGAAAAGATAGGGGTGGACCTGGGCAGTGTGTCCTTCGGGGGCCATTGATGAGTACCCGTCTGTGAGGTGTTCTTCCACCCAAAGTAGATCCTCTGGAAGGCCGATAGATCTTCTCGTCCTTGAATCGCCTGCTGCAGAGCGTCTGATGCCTTCTTCCAGGCCTAATGTTTTCTCCAAACTCATCTCGTCTCTCTTCCTACCCTTGCCATTCGGTAAAGCGCCACTTCCCTCCCAACTCCCGGCTTGTACAAACCTAAAACCCCACCTTTCTTTGCCGTTGTGCTCGTTAGCGAGCTTTACGTGCTCTGGGAATGAAACGTTGACAAGCCCGGAAGGATAAGCCCACCGTGCTACTAGTCCGCCCGCTTTACCGGAAGCTCCTTGAGCGACGCCATGAATCGACGCCTCGATTACTTTGATCGTGGTGGAAGAGGAGAAGGATGCATGTCGAGAGAGATAGTATGCGGTTGTACACCCAATAATCCCTCCTCCAATTATCACAATATTTTTAGAAGTGCTCGCCATTGCGCTGTGGACGTAGTGAATCAGTCGAAGATCCATTGACGAGTTATTCATATCGAGTCATCCGGAATCAGTGGCCCGCGGCCCGCAGTCCCCGCTGCTTCTACGTATACGTCTCTGCGAAAGCAAAGAACGACATAATATATACTTTTACTTTACTTACCCAAACGCACCCTTCCTCTTAGGCCCCCATATCCAGCGCCCTTAGTACCGGCGCTATATGGATtatacttaatcttatcgcgttcccagttcttctccttcgccGAAATGTGGTGGGATGAGGACGTGAAGTCTACGTGCGTACGCTTGCCAGACGACTGTGCCTGCGCTTGCTGTTCTGACCGCGACTTTTGATAGGCCGCTGAACCAATAAATTAACCTCTGAGCATAAATAACATTAAGGACAAGAGCGTTACCAATTTTTTCAGCATCCCATCCGTTTGGTCCGTCTACAACTTGATACGGATTCCAAATCTCTTTAGGAAAGTTTGTTGTTCGTTCATCAACGTCGACAAACTCCACAAGCTTCGTGTACAGGTGAGGATTACGAAAGGAGCGATTGGACATGAGGGAGTCGTTGAAATGCCTTGGCGTAGGAACTGGATCAGAGGCCGATGTAGCGGACGAAGAGGGGACTGTGGTCGGATGTTTGAGGTGGTAAAATTGTAGTAGTTTGGCCTAATAAAAGCATTATTACATGTAAAGGTATATTTGACCGGGACTCACCTCGATGGCAGGATCACAAGGCTCCTGTTCGTTGGGTCCTGGTTCGGGAGGTACTCCCCAATCTGGGATGCCAGGTATTGGAGGAGGTCGAAGAAGAGTACGTATGTGCTGAAGCTCGTCCATTTGAGAGTCAGAGGTTGAAACAGTTTGTGCTGCTGTAGTTGATTCTGGTGGGGAGACGGTGGTCGTTGGATCTGTCGACGAAGAGGGTCGGGGAGAATCAAGTTCCTCGGATATATGGGCGCGACCGTAAGCTGTTCGGGGCTTGTGTTGGGGTCGTTTGATGATAACTTGGGATTTCTGCAGTGCATGCTTGACACTTCGTCGCGCTGTCGACCGAATGTGAACATTGAAAGTCTCATAGACATCCAGCTAGAATTACCCACGTCCTTCTTGGTCGACGGACTTCTCTACCGTGGAATTTTTACCCTATCCGAGATAGAACATGTGCAAGCCAAAGGGAAACAGCTAGGAGGGGTATAGCAATGGGGGTTCTCACATTGCGCGCATCTTCATTTTCCGTCCGCTTGTCATCGTTCGAGTCGCTGTCATCGTCGTAAGCAGCTAAGCCTTTGTCGAAAATGAGCATCCCAAATATCTATAATGTGTGCGTTGTTGAACTCACCATGCAACATAGCGCGTTGTGGAGGTGGGTGGAAGAGTTGAGTTACAGTACGTTCAAACTCCGCCTGCAATGAACTTGTTCCGGACTTCACTCTCAATCTGGCTCTGGCTGCTGGCAAGCTACTCATTCATTTTCCTTGTATCTGCGAACGATGGCAACGATATGTACCACAATGATCTCTATGCTCGAGGAAACGGTTCATCCTCCTCTCACACGAACAACTGGGCTGTTCTCGTCTGCTCGTCGCGATATTGGTTCAACTACCGAGTACGTGAATCATGtttcattttctttctctgGAACTTATTTCGACATTGGTAGCATATGGCGAACGCACTAGGAATGTAAGGCCATGTAATTTCGGTGGCATGTTCGATAGCTGAAGATGGCAGGTATCGCACCGTCAAACGCCTGGGTATCCCTGACTCCAACATTATTCTCATGCTTGCAGACGACGCAGCATGCAATTCCCGCAACAAATTTCCTGCATCTGTTTATGCCAACCCAGGGAGACATCTTGACCTTTACGGCGAAAATATCGAGGTCGACTATCGTGGTTACGAAGTCACGGTCGAAAACTTTTTGCGTGTCTTAACAGGCCGTCTAGACGAATCTATACCGCGCTCAAAACGTCTCCTAACGGACAGGAACTCCAACATTTTCGTTTATATGACAGGTCACGGAGGCAAGGAGTTCCTCAAATTTCAGGACAACGAAGAAATAAGTGCGCACGACATTGCCGATGCGTTCGAACAAATGTGGCAGGGTGGCAGGTACGAATTGACTTCTGGGTAGTCGGACAGCCTTCCATTTTTTACTGATCCAGGTACAACGAAATCTTCTTCATGATTGACACTTGTCAAGCCAACACGATGTATTCCCAGTTTTACTCTCCCAATATCCTAGCCACGGGAGCGTCATTAGAGGGAGAAAATTCGTATTCGGTTGGTCCATGTACTGACATCCCTTTATGAGACTAATCGACCTGTTTTCGTGGTAAAGCATGAAAACGATAATGACGTCGGCGTATCTGTTATTGACAGTTATACCCACTACGTCCTTCAGTACATGGAAAGAGTAAACAAGACCTCCAAACTCACTATGGGCGACCTGGTACGAAAATGCAATACCTTACGTTTTCAACTTGTTTCACAACGTTCTCCTTAGTTCACTTCCTTTTCCGTCCCAAAAATTGGATCTCACCCAGGAGTCCGAAGCGATCTCTTCCAACGTCCTCTAGGCGGCGGCGACGCGATGCTGAAGTACGGCACAGGGGAAGGCTGGCGCGAACTGGGTGAATGGGTTGGAAGGGAGCAAGAACCCTTGAAGGTTCGACAGGCACAAACTGGCGAGCGCAGGGCAGCTTTGGTCACCGATTTTTTTGGAGGAGTCGTGGATGTTGACATCGGAGAAGATACTGATCAAGTTGAGTCGAGTGCATCGGAAGTGAAGCAACCAGCTATAAAGGGCTCCCCGAAACCTCCTCAACGTACTCGTCAAACATTACCTAGAAATCCAGGCTTGCCCAAAGGACTGCCCAGTGTACGGGCATGGGCCTCTTTTCTCTTAATAGGGGTTATTGTTTCTGCTGTGTATGTCCAGAGATAAAAccagaggtctcgaactcgtACGTTCCTTCGTGGTCTGTGCTTAACGACAGAAAAAAAGTCCATGAATACGAGCTCTCTACGTTCGAAAAACTTCGGGCGTCTCTACTACTGGTAACCAGGCCTAGGTCTCCTCAAGCCAAAGGTGAACCTGTTCATTCGGTCACGATACTACTTTACAATGACCAGAAATAAGTGCAGAAATTTCTTCCTATATTTCGCAGGAAGCGCGAATCAGATTGCTAACGAGCCACCAGTCCGGTCCTGTTTGTGGACACTCAGATTTGCGATGAGTCTGCGGACAAAAggaagatagatagatagattagaCGGCTACTAATGCATCCCTAGAGCAATCTCGACCCTCTATGGCGACTGGTAGCCTTGTAGTACTAATACACGATGTGAGTGCACATACTGATATGCAACGAGAACTGCGTGTACGCAGAATGGTCTCCGTTACCGCGGTCACTATGATTCGTCGTCAGGTTCGAGTTCGATGTCGGAGTCAGACACTCTACACAAATCTTCTTCAACGCTGTCCTCACCACTCTCTATGCCATTGCCATCTTCTTCAAACCACAACTCATGTGTTGTATTCGGTCTCGCCATTTATTCACCACGGGGAAGTGAGACGCTATCATAGCTACCAGTACAAGTTAAAACCTTCCAAGGCAGACAAAGACGTCAGGATAGCTCCGACAATGCCGATAATaggggaattcaaagttgatTTCGAACGcgtatttcgacgttatttCGAGTCTATTCCAAGTTCATTTCATTCTAAATCAACCCAAATCAACTTGCTCATTTCACACTGATTTCGTTGACTGATTTCGGGCTCCTCGGCGTGTTGTCGGGGTTTGGGCTGAGTTTTAAAAAAAACTTCGTCGTATCGAAACGCTATCAATTCCTTCCCGCATCACTGTCAAAGTCTTAATTTTCCCTCTACTTCTCTGGTCGTGTAAGAAATGTATGGTAGACGGCTTCGGCAGCATCCTGATGCTCCGGATCCGTAGTACGAGTCATGAAGACcagatgaaaatgaaagatAACGAAAACAATAGCGGTACACTGGGTCCAGGTAGGACCCCAGAAAATAGCGCTAAATGCCTGAGGCGTGTCCGGATAGAAATTTGGCTGGCGTCCGGATAGAACTCATACACCTGATACGTACTAGTGATGGTACGTGGA
Above is a genomic segment from Marasmius oreades isolate 03SP1 chromosome 4, whole genome shotgun sequence containing:
- the NBP35 gene encoding cytosolic Fe-S cluster assembly factor nbp35, which gives rise to MIAVQSALAVPDPLSVPSNAPEHCPGTESEFAGKADACHGCANQEICASNTPAGPDPALPLIKQRMSTVKRKILVLSGKGGVGKSTFTAQLGWAFAADESTQTGIMDVDICGPSIPTILGIASEQVHSSASGWSPVYVQDNLGVMSVGFMLPSSRDAVMWRGPKKNGLISQFLKDVDWGELDYLVFDTPPGTSDEHLSIVQFLKESGIDGAVLITTPQEVALQDVRREIDFCRKVGIRILGLVENMSGFVCPNCKNESQIFKPSTGGAKRLAEETGTELLGCVPLDPRIGKSADYGVSFLDEYPDSPATTAYLDIIDRIKEVLGD
- the GPI8 gene encoding glycosylphosphatidylinositol anchor biosynthesis (BUSCO:EOG09262M0W; MEROPS:MER0002477) codes for the protein MNLFRTSLSIWLWLLASYSFIFLVSANDGNDMYHNDLYARGNGSSSSHTNNWAVLVCSSRYWFNYRHMANALGMYRTVKRLGIPDSNIILMLADDAACNSRNKFPASVYANPGRHLDLYGENIEVDYRGYEVTVENFLRVLTGRLDESIPRSKRLLTDRNSNIFVYMTGHGGKEFLKFQDNEEISAHDIADAFEQMWQGGRYNEIFFMIDTCQANTMYSQFYSPNILATGASLEGENSYSHENDNDVGVSVIDSYTHYVLQYMERVNKTSKLTMGDLFTSFSVPKIGSHPGVRSDLFQRPLGGGDAMLKYGTGEGWRELGEWVGREQEPLKVRQAQTGERRAALVTDFFGGVVDVDIGEDTDQVESSASEVKQPAIKGSPKPPQRTRQTLPRNPGLPKGLPSVRAWASFLLIGVIVSAVYVQR